The Arachis hypogaea cultivar Tifrunner chromosome 14, arahy.Tifrunner.gnm2.J5K5, whole genome shotgun sequence genome has a segment encoding these proteins:
- the LOC112743896 gene encoding uncharacterized protein, translating to MSANSENVGVCSLCQKALSPDNEMTSDPATVGVCGDCKFLLLEDYGNHMVTPQSLQRRFRGRFRRNSSESVDNMVNNLRQSRSATASLEDVQQIVEGDAAAWATQHASLHNTPSGSRRWRRVLSDTDSDGFDNWSSLYGENESNESFRRYRIPHGETDSLSFSAYGGDSDVSVDRHSIIHRGMFGLPDVGDEFDSDTDIDPMHAGVSHWHSDDMEDDEEEEEDNEDDDEEEEEDVQGEWEIADAVEAEATARLQMFFTSNSSASRGSNVRVQRFDSAESEVVQMVSSWGADLEDTGLHPYGANFGDYLDARQFEDFLEHLAENDNSRRGAPPASLSFVNNLPRVVVDKDHEKHGELVCAICKDALVLGTEASQLPCSHLYHGSCILPWLSTRNSCPLCRHELPTDDKDYEEGKQNGVLRHVNHDRQQLEMVDVDDSSSDVSVLAEVNEADSISQSVIHHTEVVSSNSSTNSSAVRGGRGRWFFLAAAPIVSLVGIVLVLWLGNSQIEGNRHLSGRNMSAQDHHTTNVYATPVQRESRSRRWWCPF from the coding sequence ATGTCTGCGAATTCTGAGAATGTTGGGGTTTGTTCTCTTTGCCAGAAGGCATTATCTCCTGATAATGAGATGACAAGTGATCCTGCGACAGTTGGTGTATGCGGTGATTGTAAATTTTTATTGCTTGAGGACTATGGGAATCATATGGTTACCCCTCAGAGCTTGCAAAGAAGGTTCAGAGGCCGGTTCAGGCGCAACAGCTCTGAGTCTGTTGACAACATGGTTAATAATTTGAGGCAAAGCAGATCTGCGACTGCTTCTTTGGAGGACGTTCAACAAATTGTGGAGGGGGATGCCGCTGCTTGGGCGACGCAGCATGCTAGTTTACATAATACCCCTAGTGGTTCTAGGAGATGGAGGCGGGTTCTCTCTGATACCGACAGTGATGGTTTCGATAATTGGAGCTCACTTTACGGTGAAAATGAATCAAATGAGAGCTTTAGACGGTATAGGATTCCTCATGGTGAGACTGATTCCCTCTCTTTCAGTGCTTATGGAGGTGACTCAGATGTCTCCGTGGATAGACATAGTATTATACATAGAGGAATGTTTGGTTTACCAGATGTGGGAGATGAGTTTGATAGTGACACCGATATAGATCCAATGCATGCCGGTGTCAGTCACTGGCACTCAGATGATATGGaagatgatgaggaagaggaggaggacaaTGAGgacgatgatgaggaggaggaagaggatgtCCAAGGGGAATGGGAAATAGCTGATGCTGTAGAAGCGGAAGCCACAGCTCGCCTTCAAATGTTTTTCACCTCAAATTCGAGTGCAAGTAGGGGTAGCAATGTTCGGGTACAAAGGTTTGATTCCGCTGAATCTGAGGTGGTCCAAATGGTCAGTAGCTGGGGAGCTGACTTGGAGGATACTGGCTTACATCCCTATGGTGCCAACTTTGGGGACTATCTCGATGCTAGACAATTCGAAGATTTTCTTGAGCATCTTGCTGAGAATGACAATTCGAGACGAGGAGCACCTCCTGCATCTTTGTCATTTGTGAACAATCTGCCCCGCGTAGTCGTTGACAAGGACCATGAGAAGCATGGTGAACTAGTTTGTGCCATTTGCAAGGATGCATTGGTACTTGGGACTGAAGCTAGTCAGCTTCCGTGCTCTCACCTTTATCATGGAAGTTGCATTTTACCGTGGTTGAGCACACGGAATTCATGTCCTCTCTGCCGCCATGAGCTTCCAACTGATGACAAAGATTACGAAGAGGGAAAGCAGAACGGTGTTCTTCGACATGTAAACCATGACAGGCAGCAACTAGAGATGGTGGATGTGGATGATAGTTCCTCTGATGTCTCTGTCTTGGCTGAAGTAAACGAAGCAGATAGTATTAGTCAAAGTGTAATACATCATACAGAAGTTGTAAGTTCGAATTCTTCCACAAATTCTTCGGCAGTAAGAGGTGGTAGAGGAAGATGGTTTTTTCTTGCCGCGGCTCcaatagttagtttagttggcaTTGTGCTTGTCCTGTGGTTAGGTAACTCACAGATTGAAGGGAATAGGCATCTCAGCGGGCGCAACATGTCCGCACAAGATCATCATACCACCAATGTTTATGCCACACCCGTCCAAAGGGAGAGCAGAAGCAGAAGATGGTGGTGCCCTTTCTAA
- the LOC112743897 gene encoding protein PIN-LIKES 6: MGTSVGRFLMMLQNEGAVGSGGGESVLDSIKIAVLPIAKVFTMCFLGFLMASKYVNILPASGRKLLNGLVFTLLLPCLIFSQLGQAVTLEKMLAWWFIPVNVVLSSISGSIIGFIVASIIRPPYPFFKFTIVHIGIGNIGNVPLVLIAALCRDTSNPFGDTEKCSTDGTAYISFGQWVGAIILYTYVFNMLAPPPEGTFDIDNESIPLKGAPNNDGSPEQNQRTTPLLAPKEEETQKEEVILTASNASREWKIKDIWAFLYEKLKLKQIIQPPIIASILAMVLGAVPFLKKLIFTPDAPLFFFTDSCMILGEAMIPCILLALGGNLVDGPGSSKLGFRTTAAIIFGRLVLVPPAGLAIVMTADKLGFLPPDDKMFRFVLLIQHSMPTSVLSGAVANLRGCGREAAAVLFWVHIFAVFSMAAWTILYINILF, from the exons atgggaACTAGTGTTGGGAGGTTTCTAATGATGTTGCAGAATGAAGGGGCAGTTGGAAGTGGAGGAGGTGAATCAGTGTTAGACTCAATCAAGATTGCAGTGTTACCAATAGCAAAGGTGTTCACCATGTGCTTTTTGGGGTTCCTCATGGCTTCAAAGTATGTTAACATCTTACCTGCTTCTGGGAGGAAGCTCTTGAATGGG CTTGTCTTTACACTATTGCTACCCTGCTTGATATTCTCTCAATTGGGACAAGCTGTTACCCTGGAGAAGATGCTAGCCTG GTGGTTTATTCCAGTCAACGTTGTGCTGAGTAGCATATCAGGCTCAATAATTGGTTTTATTGTCGCCTCCATCATCCGCCCCCCATACCCTTTCTTCAAGTTTACAATTGTACATATTGGAATAG GGAATATTGGGAACGTGCCGCTTGTCCTGATTGCTGCTTTATGTCGAGACACATCCAATCCTTTTGGTGACACTGAAAAATGCAGCACAGATGGAACTGCCTATATATCATTTGGCCAGTGG GTTGGTGCTATCATCCTATACACGTATGTATTTAATATGTTGGCTCCTCCTCCAGAAGGCACATTTGACATTGATAATGAAAGCATTCCACTGAAGGGTGCTCCAAATAATGATGGCTCACCTGAACAAAATCAACGAACAACTCCATTGCTTGCTCCAAAGGAGGAGGAAACCCAAAAGGAAGAGGTCATTTTGACAGCATCAAATGCTTCAAGGGAATGGAAG ATTAAAGATATCTGGGCATTTCTTTATGAGAAGTTGAAGCTTAAGCAAATTATTCAACCCCCTATCATCGCATCG ATTCTGGCCATGGTACTTGGTGCAGTCCCATTTCTCAAGAAACTCATCTTTACACCTGATGCCCCATTATTCTTCTTCACTGACAGCTGCATGATACTTGG GGAGGCCATGATTCCGTGCATTTTGTTGGCACTAGGAGGAAACCTTGTTGATG GACCTGGAAGTTCAAAACTTGGTTTTCGGACAACTGCTGCTATCATTTTTGGGCGGCTGGTTTTAGTGCCTCCCGCTGGACTTGCCATTGTAATGACGGCTGACAAGCTTGGTTTTCTGCCACCTGATGATAAAATGTTTCGGTTTGTCCTACTCATTCAGCATTCAATGCCAACATCAGTTCTTTCAG GTGCTGTTGCTAATCTAAGAGGCTGTGGAAGGGAAGCAGCTGCAGTATTGTTCTGGGTCCATATCTTTGCAGTATTCTCAATGGCTGCATGGACTATTCTATACATAAACATACTCTTCTAA